GATTAAAGTCAAAACAATTTCTTCTTTTGAAGGTTCGAAAATATAATCTCCTGCAGAAACTGATACATCAGATTTAATTGGCGCTAATGGCAAAAATTGTTCAGTTTGAACGATTTGAGTCGCAGCATTTTTAAACTGATTATAGATTAATTCGATTCTGTCATATTCTCCAGATAAGAATCTTTCAGTTAAATTATCTGCAATTGCAGCAACATTTTCGAAAGTTAAATGATCAAAAATTGCATTATGATGACCGTGAACTTTGTGAGTTTTGCTTAAAGCATCATTTCCTTTTTTACCAATAGCAAAAACATCAACCTGCTTTCCTGCATAAAAATCAGTACGGTTTTTAATCTCTTTAATAACGTTTGCATTAAATGCACCACATAAACCTCTATTGGAAGTTATAGCTACAAGCAATACTTTTTTTACTTCACGTTGAGTGGTGTAATCTCCTCCTACTTCACCTTCAAGTGTAGCAGAAAGATTTTGCAATAACTCCGTTAATTTCTCGGCATAAGGGCGCATAGCAGTGATTGCATCTTGTGCTTTCTTCAGCTTTGCAGCAGAAACCATTTTCATAGCCGATGTAATCTGCATCGTCGATGAAACGGAAGTAATTCTATTACGGATTTCCTTTAAATTTGCCATGTACTATAGTTGTTTGTTGTTAGTTATTGGTTGATAGTTATTTGGGAATTTCCAACAACAATCAACCAACAACCATCAACTAAAATTAGTTATATTTTGCTGAAATTTCTTTTGCTGCTTTTTCGATAACGTCAGTAATGTTGTCATCTAATTTACCAGCTTTCAAAGCGTTAAGTGTATCTTTGTGTTTACTGTTTAAGTACGCTAAGAAATCAGCTTCAAATTCTTTTACTTTATCTACAGGAACGTTTCTTAATAAGTTTTTAGAACCCGCGTAAATAATAGCTACTTGATTTTCAACAGGGTAAGGATCATTTAAACCTTGTTTCAAGATTTCAACGTTTCTTTTTCCTTTTTCAATTACGTTTAATGTAACAGAATCTAAGTCAGAACCAAATTTAGCAAAAGCTTCTAATTCACGGAATTGAGCTTGGTCTAATTTTAAAGTTCCAGAAACTTTTTTCATTGATTTAATTTGAGCATTACCTCCAACACGAGATACAGAGATACCTACGTTAATTGCAGGACGAACTCCAGAGTTGAACAAATCTCCATCAAGGAAAATCTGACCATCTGTAATAGAGATTACGTTTGTTGGGATATATGCAGAAACGTCACCAGCTTGAGTTTCGATAATTGGCAAAGCAGTTAATGAACCACCACCCTTTACGATAGATTTGATAGAATCTGGTAAGTCGTTCATGTTTTTAGCGATACCATCATCAGCGATTACTTTACAAGCACGCTCTAATAAACGAGAGTGTAAGTAGAAAACGTCTCCAGGGTAAGCCTCACGTCCCGGTGGTCTTCTTAATAAAAGAGAAACCTCACGGTAAGCAACTGCTTGTTTAGACAAGTCATCATACACGATAAGAGCTGGACGACCTGAATCTCTGAAGTAT
This is a stretch of genomic DNA from Flavobacterium endoglycinae. It encodes these proteins:
- the atpG gene encoding ATP synthase F1 subunit gamma, translated to MANLKEIRNRITSVSSTMQITSAMKMVSAAKLKKAQDAITAMRPYAEKLTELLQNLSATLEGEVGGDYTTQREVKKVLLVAITSNRGLCGAFNANVIKEIKNRTDFYAGKQVDVFAIGKKGNDALSKTHKVHGHHNAIFDHLTFENVAAIADNLTERFLSGEYDRIELIYNQFKNAATQIVQTEQFLPLAPIKSDVSVSAGDYIFEPSKEEIVLTLIPKSLKTQLYKGIRDSFASEHGARMTAMHKATDNATELRNQLKLTYNKARQAAITNEILEIVGGAEALNG
- the atpA gene encoding F0F1 ATP synthase subunit alpha translates to MAEIKPAEISAILRKQVEGFESGATLEEVGTVLQVGDGIARVYGLSNVQYGELVEFDNGMEGIVLNLEEDNVGVVLLGPSTGIKEGSTAKRTQRIASLKVGEQMVGRVVNTLGFPIDGKGPIGGDLYEMPLERKAPGVVFRQPVTEPLQTGVKAVDAMIPVGRGQRELVIGDRQTGKSTVCIDTILNQKEFYDAGKPVFCIYVAIGQKASTVAGIAKMLEEKGAMAYTVIVAANASDPAPMQVYAPFAGAAIGEYFRDSGRPALIVYDDLSKQAVAYREVSLLLRRPPGREAYPGDVFYLHSRLLERACKVIADDGIAKNMNDLPDSIKSIVKGGGSLTALPIIETQAGDVSAYIPTNVISITDGQIFLDGDLFNSGVRPAINVGISVSRVGGNAQIKSMKKVSGTLKLDQAQFRELEAFAKFGSDLDSVTLNVIEKGKRNVEILKQGLNDPYPVENQVAIIYAGSKNLLRNVPVDKVKEFEADFLAYLNSKHKDTLNALKAGKLDDNITDVIEKAAKEISAKYN